GTTCTgggttatctctctctctctctctctctctctctctctctcctctctctctctctctctctctctctctctcaaacctcCGTTCAAAGTCTAACTGTAATGCTTTTACTTCCTGTTACCTAAGTTGGACCGTACTCAAATTGAGCAGAAATCTGTTTCCCATCAAAGCACACTTTTTGCCACATTTATTAAGATTCGCTTTTACTACCCGTTACTTTACTTGAACTTTGGTCGATTCAACACTTTGATATCAGCAATATGAAAGGACATCACAGGACATGTTTCTCTTTTCACGTTTAGCCTGATGAGTATAGTCGTTGTAAGattttgttaagatttttaGCCAGGGGCGGATGGGATGGATGGAGAAAAGAAGAGTAATGATAAGGTCTATATCATGTGATATGTGCTGCATCAAAGTATAACTTTTCATTGCCACCTACTTGTTCCTAGCTTTTTGCTTTTGATGTGTAACCGTAAAACAACGGCAGTGTTGTGTTAACGATCTCGAATCTGTGTCTTTTCCAAGCATCATATTTTAGCTACTATATGATACTAGCAACTGGGTATCACAGGAAATATTTCCTCATCTGAATTAGCGCCTTCCTAGTTATCATGCGTTTGTATCTAGATTGGTTGGTGGTCATACCTATAATATGTGATTAGCTGTATGTTTCCAAATTTACGTTGCATCagtttaggccaaacaaaaatatatgttggtttagggtaacccgaccgaccctattttttgcaCGCCGACCCTAAGACGGttattttcatttctaaaaaaaattttaaaaaatgttgGCACATATTGCGAACcttaccgagactaagggaagtaacctcctttaaaatcaaccaaatcaacaacaacaacaaaacgaaaaagcaataaaaaaaaccgacctaccttttttggtcacgttaccatGAACcaacatgtttttgtttggccttagctTCACTGCCCTTTTCTTCAACTCCACCCCAAAACAAACACCAGGGCAATGTAACGAACTTTTGTCTGTCAAATGTGAATACCAAATTAACATTTTACTGAGGTCTAAACGGGCTCCTCATTACTGTGCTCTTGCAGATCCTCCGTCCACCTTTCTCGTCCAAATATGTCCACATACCAACATATTTTGTGCGTTTCTATAAGTTCTGCTACAGTTTTTCAAAATGTGTCCCAATGCATTATGAACAGTTTCACACAAGGATACATGTTTCTTTATTCATCATCTCACTCGGCTCACGTTTGCTTGGAATGTGTGTGGCATAATGCCTTCCTGGAACTACTAACGTATAACGCATATATTTTTCTCTGGTGCACTTCCTCTCTTCTTTCAAATATGCCACTCTTCAACCCACCCCTATTCCCACCCCTGCCCAGTTGACTGAACTTTTCTCATCTGTGATGTTGTTGAACACACAAACGTCTGTGCAGTTCAAAGAAGGCAATGCTATGTATGAGTCAAACGCCCTTTGTTTTGAATTCCAATCCCTTTAAAACTTTCTTCAAAAGTGTAAGAAAGATGACAATTAGCAATCAAAATGTATCTTCAATCGCAAAGAAAGAAGGCATGATGACCTGTGAGAAACTTgtcccctgtctctctctctctctctttttctttttctctctctctctctctctctctctctctctctctctctctctctctctctctctctctctctctctctctctctctacgtgtttgggtgttttttttctttctacgtgaatatccgtgtaaatatgtgattagattagtcccctctctgggcgagggctggttgaaaaaaagctcgttgtattgcttatgccacaacactcgaaaaataaaatttgatttgatttgatttgatttgatctctctctctctctctctctctctctctctctctctctctctctctctctctctctctctctctctctctctctctctctctctctctctctctctctctctcgctctctctgaaggaatattttgttattttgttgttcctttcactttgccagagatttgtactttttggaagaaagtctctgcatgattttcagttgtttctttcggattttgatctgtttagaaaaaaagggctttgtttttgacaaactgtaagacagtgttattgcatatttttttaaatacaaatattgacacaaggtataaccgaggatattgaaaccttttcttctctcccaaattcttttatgaaattagagagggagagagagaggggggcgggagggacagacagacagacagagaaagagcgagaaagcggaagagagagacagttaacagagagagagaaagagagagagggatggagggtgctttttatttcatggttggttggttttagttcttaatgcactgtttttgacaatagttttcattcggtaaaaggcaaattcaattaccgctctctctctctctctctctctctctctctctctctctctctctctctctctctctctctctctctctctctctctctctctccctctctcttcattacacacacacacacacacacacacacacacacacacacacgcgcgcgcgcgcgcacacacgcacacgcacaaacgcatacgtacacacggtatcgtacacacaaactcaacacgacacagaaaaacatccgtgtatgtatatacggtatcatgcgagagagccggagagagagagagagagagagagagagagagagagagagagagagagagggggggagagagtggggagggggaaagagcgagcgagaaagaaagagcgagagaaaacagaaagacagatggggagagagagggggaggggatcgggagagacaaggagagagcgatgtaaaagaggtacagagaaagaccgattgagaggtgcagagagagagagagagagagagagagagagagagagagagagagagagagaagagagagagagacagagagagagagagagagagagagagagatagctccgaatggtttattatactgtactaaggccacagactcatatacaaaccacggaagatgggggaagaacaaagaaaagaaaaagaaaaaaaacaccaacaacaaccatgaaataaatacgtggtgaaaaaaaaagagagagagagagagagagagagagagagagagagagagagagagagagagagcgagagacagagagagacagagagagacagagagagacagagagagagacagagacacagagagagagacagagacagacagacatacagatccgtctgacagccatgcagacaatatatatacacactcacacgcacacacaaagggaagtgtctgccgtttgaacatgtagtatagtgctatcgacacgtagcgttatcgacacgtagcgctacagtacattggtttttcaaaaatagtgatatcgacacgtagttctattgagacgtagtgataatggcatgtgtgaattgtggcaatagcactacgtgccgatagcactactgtttttggcaatttgtgtcgaaagcactacagaaaatagcgcaaatgatacgtagcacaaatgacacgtagcgctagcgggacgcaccgataacgatcaactcaggaggaaaaaaacaagaggaaaaaagaaaccacatcaaccgcagaaaaatacagaatcacatgtaccattatttacaaacaaatgccactgtgcccacagcaagctttctttggacgactgtcgttgtctcaaaactcgcattctaccttctgtccgaaagaatctaatcttacgttttactgccttgaaagaaaatgcaaacaaagacaagaaagctgttgcaaggtaagcttaccaaacgttacatagcgaatcatgatagtgcgtaaacagcaaacagtataaaaaacgctggcgctggacccgagtactcttcagactggctcgctcccccagtatgaaagttgttgtcttgtgcacgtggatttaaaaaaaaaaaaattatttagtttacacaattaaaaaaattattagagtaaaataaaacattaaaacgttcataataaacaatagtaaacaagaatttaacaaaacaaaaaaaacaaaaaaaatagaccgcccatgccgggaatcgaacccagatcccttggatttaaaaaaaaaaaaaaaaaaaattatttatttattttacacaattaaaaacattattacagtaaaataaaacattaaaacgttcataataaacaatagtaaacaagaatttattattaaaaaaaaaaataaattaaaaaaaaatagacagcccatgccgggaatcgaacccggatcactttagccatagtcggaaacgctttccaccaagccaccaattctatcattcgccagtgaactcaaatgcctatactcctcgcgcacagtggtacacgcacgcaaagcacgcacgcacgcaaagcctggtgtcgctgtcgctggctggctggcggattagccgaacggctgttctatcccaccgcgaatcgcgcccgccgttaagagtcgtttttgtggaatatttcgcattttggtcccaggtaacattatgaagttttaatacgatcaatcggacctattatcaagttagtgtatcaacttttgaacgaactgcgcccagtagtttcccagcaataagctgttaagtcgagacagacacacacacaattaaagtctgctggaccctcctactgcgtactcggggataatcaaagatcaaagagaggatcgagtctggaatgaaacgcgatacagatctagtattcaaaaactgtctttcaagttcaaggaagttgttgcaaggtataagacttattactaaattgtacaaacaaaaccatgacagtgcatgttttgaatctgaggaaaaaatcgtgatcattttgactttgagaacagattcattccgtttccttatatctgcatgttcaacttgtaaatggtggacagtttttttcgggcagagtaaacttaaacttgagactctactgcaagtcttgaaattcacataaatcgaaccacgaacaaagacatccaaacattacaggcactttagatcaactcatttcactagaggtgactgcctagcactgtgtttgacatccgtgtctgctgaaataaaaataaattaaaacaaaacggattagcagtaggtgacacgttatcagagtgggatacactagatctgtctctgtacttaccgggatactgttgccagatcgacactgcgctttcgacagctcttcctcgcgtggacattggaaaaatgctgtgcagatcaaattgtaggaaatctccctttggtatcttctttatttacttttctggagcttagaaaccgaacaacatgaaatcgtcttccccgaatcggcgaatgcggaggtgagaactggagaagtgaatctatgtATACCACAAtgcttcgcgcgacccctgacctggtctacataccacacacgacacaaaccagtcaactgcttgtaccccttcaaaacccaccaccacccgttttctttggatacacgctttaactacacacatgccgacacaatgttgatcattgcttcaatattttgaagatggtgcttgaaaaataaccaggtgaaatgagtatttcggtgttcagtcaaatgttaaagtttctatcacacacgcacacacacacacacacgcacgcacgcacgcacgcacagacagacaaagtttagcatcgcataggctacacttacgtgagcaaaaacgtttagcatcgcataggctacacttacgtgagccaatgagtGAACggtggagtttcagcccatgaacaaagaataCGAAGTAATGGAatgtattgaaacatattaTATTGTGTACGTCATAGGTTTTTTCTTCAACTGAATACAATATTGTTTTATAATATACATTATAATCGTCGCGTACCCTTATCTGTTCTTGGTTAAATTTCAACACATTATGTTGCGATATGTTCAGCTGATAAAAGACACACGCCCAGAGGTAACTTGTAATGTTCCCCTCACGAATTTTGTCATGACAAATAATTGAGAAATGCATCAGTATGTCTTCTTGGAGAGAATTGATACTCACTTCTTTGGTATTACCATTCCAGATtttgaatcacaacaagaaGTAAAAGACAGAGTGGAGGCTGTTCTCGGCAGATGGGCGAATGGAAGGTCTGTCACATTGTGGATGTCAGAGCACCTGGCATTACATTTGGACTTACCTGTGCGAACCTACCCACAGGACTGCTGGCTCTTCCAAGTCCTCTGTTTAGGCGAAGGCCTTAAGCCTTTTATTCTGACTTTGTTTGCTGGTGCCTCGGTTGACAGAGAACCTAAGGTCGCATCGCTGAAACAGTTCTCCATGAGATGTGCGAGAATGCTTACATCGTCATTGCTAAACTTTTGTCATCGTCCATTTATTCTGTTGCCATGTACTTTACCATACGACAAATTCACGGTTGAAGCGTTAGACGAGGAACTAAGTGCCCAGCTTGCTTACGCCAGAGATTTCTACAGAGGGCCCGCACCGTTGCGAAAGTCCGCTTTTGATGATATGGCTTTCGCTGTGTCGCTAATGGCATCCGGAACAGTTGTACCAAGTCTTCTTTTCGAGCAAGACAAGCCAGGAAAGGTGCACGTAAGTTGTGATGTAGTTTTATACGAAACtgtgctctctccctctctgtttttctctctgtttctctccttatctctttctctttctctcacatctctttttctctctgtctctcttcctacCTCCGCGTTATCTATTTGTATCTTCGACTCGCCTTCTCTTCCCCTTCTCTTTTCCTTCCTCTTATGcttactctttctctctctctttctctatctacctctccctctgtctgtctgtatgtccgatggtctgtctgtctgtctgtctgtctgtctggctggctggctgcctgtctgtctgtctctctgtctctctctgtctctctctctctctctctctctctctctctctctctctctctctctctctctctctctctctctctctctctctctcgtttaatCTCTATACCCTCCCTACTTTGTTGTTTGGCTTTTATGAAGGAATCGAGACTTGGTAAAACGAAAGAGCACAGATAAAAGAAGACACACAATGTTAAACGGTCGATCAGAATAACGTTACTGCTTCCAGTAAGTAATTGAGAGAAGCGAAATAGCGTAGCACCTGACAGATGTATATTAAATGAAATGAATAGATGATGTTTTAATTGACCGTTCTTTTGAAGGAGTGGATCCTGCGAACTGACCTAGACAATGAACACGTCTTTCATCATTTGATTGCGAAACTACTTTGCAAACAGTCAGGAAAACTTCTTAGCATCACTTACAATAGCCGCACAGAGGCCAAAGTCAAGATTGCATTGCTGGAAGCAGCCAAACGTCTCAGTCACTGCCAACGTATATGTGTCGTCACGGAGAACAAAGACATCCGAGTTTGTGTAGAGTAAGTTATACATCGTCATTGTCTTCTACctcattgtgtttgttttgtgttattgGATATAAGTGTTTCTCTTGCTGCAATATTTGCATTAATGAACCAAAtcataaaataaagaaaaacacccacaaacTTTTTCATTTTGACTTCAAGCTGTGTATGATTAAAAGGGTTAGTCATTTAAACATTTAAAACATGGTTTGGGTCAAAAACAAAAgtctcatcccccccccctctctctcactctttctctctctctctctctctctctctctctctctctctctctctctctctctctctctctctctctctctcttttcccgcTCGATATCCTTGCTCCTTGGATGAAATAAGATTGCACAATGCAAAGGGCACTTTCTGTTTACTGTTGTCATAGTAATTGGTGTGTGTCAGTTCTGCGTTTGTTGTTGATTTGCGTACAAGATTGCAATGACTCCGTTTCAGTTTAGTtgtatttgcttgtgtgtgtcagCGTTGCGCTCTTTGTTAAAATGTGTGCAGTTTTCCAATGAAACCATCTCGTGTAaaactgttttgtttgttttccgaTTTGTCTTATTTGCTCAATTCtgcctgttttgttgttgttgtaatgttatgtactgttctgtttcagttttatttaatttgctttcctttcttgtgttttgttttgttttgtgggtgtttttgttatggtttttttttttaagcaacTTCCATTTGAATTTCAGACGCCTTGCTGCTGAGGCAAAACGTGCTTACGGCCTCGATGCAGACTGGTTTCGATCGTGTTCTCCATGGGAAAGCATTCCACATGCAGACGCTGTCATTGCAGTTGATGTCTCAGAGTTTTACGATCCCCGCTTGATTTTTAGTCTATCGAACGAGTGTCGGGACACTACAAATAAAAAACGAGGTATAACTCAGTAGTAGCAGTTGAAGAATAAGTAGTTGTAGTGGTAAGTTGGTACATGTATCAGCAGCAGAAGTAGTGGTGTTATTGATGTTGGtgttggttgtggtggtggtagtagtagtagtagtagttcgTGTAGAAATAATAGTAACAGCAGTTTATTGGTGGTGGTCATTGTTGCTGCTGGGAGTAATGGGGGTGGTAGTAGTGGTCATTCAATAACGCTTGCTGTTGTCGTTGCTATTATTCTCactgttatttgttgttgttttgaacgCTCAGGGGTCGATGTGCTCTGCATATATGTCGTATCTGTATTTTTCTCAGTGGTATAGAATATTAAGTTCATAACATAATTTTTAAATGTTATGGTCAGAATAACGACACACTCGACGCGTTCTTTGCGTTACAGAAACACTCCGTGTATTACTTGTTGGAAAGGCTGGAAGTGGAAAAAGTGCCACAGCCAATACTCTCATGGGAAGCAAAGTGTTTGAGAGCAGACCATCCTTCGCAAGGACGACTTGTACGTGTCAGTCTGCCCGTCGGACGCTTTTCGGTCGGATCGTGGAGGTAAGAAAGTGTTCAACTTCAATTGTTCAATTGTTCTTCCTCTCTGCAGCGAGAAACATGCCCTTTTAAGTCGATCAAGGGCAAGGATTCCCCGGCGTATGAGGAATACTTTTCCCCGGGCTAGTGCCTTCCATACCCTTTTTGTCCCGATTTCTCGGAGACAGATGTAGTCAGGCATACTGCCAGAGGGTAGCGATTTTATTTTACATGatgattgtatttatttattgtttgattTACATGTGGCGAAACATTTCTTGGGAGGAAGAAGGATATCGCAAGTAATGGGAACGAGCTATTCGGCGGGGGGTTCTTagttttcttatttgtttgtttctttgtttcttttttgtgtggctgTAAATTAAGGGTTCAGCTGGTTAGGCGGTTTGTTTGTAGGCTGATTTAATACATCCAAAAGGTGATTTCAAATATAAATCCTGGAAGTGAAAACAAATTATGTTTCCTGTTTTAAAGGTTGTCGACAGTCCAGGAATCATCAGCCTCGAGGAAGAGTTCGGCAACGAGTGCACTCACACTGAccatgacaacgacgacgaggCTGCCAGGAGATTCGACGTTGTCTGCTATGTCCTCAATATGTGTCGATCAACCCGCGAAGAAATCAGAACTTTTGGTAGAGTGAAGAAACTGCTGGGAGAAGATGTTACGAGACATATGATAATCATCATCACTCACGGTGACAGCCTTCAGCAAAGAACTGACCCAGTTTCCGAGCTTCGTTTACCGCAGCATCTCCGAGAAGAGTTTGGAGAGGAGATGGTTCAGCGCCATGTCTTGTTTGATAATTCTCACAGAGAGAATACTGACCAGGTCGATACATTTGTCACAGTCGCGCGTGAAGTGATCAAAGACAAAAAGCTGTATTTAAGCCCGACTAACATGAACATCGCGGAGCGCTGGGACTATGCTAGGCTAGAGGACTACAAGGAAGAGGAGAAACGACTGCAAAGATACACTGGTTAATGTTTTCTGTTCACTCCTTGAGACACACGAAGTGCACTGATATGTCATTTCTTCATTACATTTGTTTATATTTAGACGGACACATTTGCAAaaagcacaacacaaaacaaaaaacatacacGATCTAAACTTTGCAAATAAAACTGTTGCATCCATGTATTGCACACATACGTGGTGCAGCTGGTAGGTGTCAATACCGCACGAAAAGGCACAAGGTACTGCACAAGGGACACAACCAAGACATTGCTTGCTATGACTCTGAATAGTAGAGTTGAGTCCAAAACATTCTTTCCCGTGTTATGTCACTCAAACATTCGTTATCCTTAAAAGCACCTAAGTTGAATTCCGAAACACATTTAGCAATTAAGAGGAACCTTACATAGATCAGAAAACAGGAAGACAaacttttgagaaaaaaaactctCAGTAAAATATATGCCAGTACAGTTTTCGTCAGTTTTGACGTCGCAATTGCACTCGATTGCTGAGAATGGTTGATATTAAACAACATCGTGTACGTCATCGACACGGCGACCTACTATACACGTTTCAGCAAAGAGCCTCTGTATATATAATACTGCATGATTTGTGTTAACTATTGTAAGTTATTAATTCTCTCTTCATTTTATTTATATAAAATAAGAATGAAATATTATGAAACTAGGTGTTGAAGTTACCACTTGTTCGCCATTTTCTgttatctgaatgtgtattgattatcattttagAACGTgtacataagcagtctgcttaattgttaacgttcttaatgttgttattgtttgttgttgtatcaaagaaaataaataaaacacgcttaaaagAAGTTATTAATTCCACAGCTTAAAATTGTGATCTAagaaatgcattgcattgatgTAATCTGTTGCAAGCAACCCATATATATCGTATGTCATAAATACGTGCTAacgtgtggtttgtgtgtatgtgtgtgtgagggggtggactggggggaggggaggggggttgtagCGTCCACGCGAGCGCGATGTCCGGAGTACTTCAGATTTTGTTAGTtttatgttttttctttcagtttctATGTTTTCATAATTATGTTAACATGATGTTTGGTTAGTTGAAGGCCTACTCCACCTTGAGTAAACAAGTTCTCCCCACCgtctcaggcttttacattggtTAAAATAATCCCTCCGCTATGTCACATACCAaccagtcgcgtaaggcgaaattactacatttagtcaagctgtcgaaatcacagaatgaaactgaacgcgctGCAATTTTTCACagagacaatacagcttcgtcattCCCCGCGAGAAGGACATCGCTCACTGTTAACGTGCAAAACgaaatgaaattgacaagccagaa
The Littorina saxatilis isolate snail1 unplaced genomic scaffold, US_GU_Lsax_2.0 scaffold_485, whole genome shotgun sequence genome window above contains:
- the LOC138954626 gene encoding uncharacterized protein — its product is MHQYVFLERIDTHFFGITIPDFESQQEVKDRVEAVLGRWANGRSVTLWMSEHLALHLDLPVRTYPQDCWLFQVLCLGEGLKPFILTLFAGASVDREPKVASLKQFSMRCARMLTSSLLNFCHRPFILLPCTLPYDKFTVEALDEELSAQLAYARDFYRGPAPLRKSAFDDMAFAVSLMASGTVVPSLLFEQDKPGKVHEWILRTDLDNEHVFHHLIAKLLCKQSGKLLSITYNSRTEAKVKIALLEAAKRLSHCQRICVVTENKDIRVCVERLAAEAKRAYGLDADWFRSCSPWESIPHADAVIAVDVSEFYDPRLIFSLSNECRDTTNKKRETLRVLLVGKAGSGKSATANTLMGSKVFESRPSFARTTCTCQSARRTLFGRIVEVVDSPGIISLEEEFGNECTHTDHDNDDEAARRFDVVCYVLNMCRSTREEIRTFGRVKKLLGEDVTRHMIIIITHGDSLQQRTDPVSELRLPQHLREEFGEEMVQRHVLFDNSHRENTDQVDTFVTVAREVIKDKKLYLSPTNMNIAERWDYARLEDYKEEEKRLQRYTG